The region AAGAAGTTCCACAAAGGCAAGTATTACTATTTTTCGCATCCGACCACGAAAGCCGGATACGAACTAGCCCTTGAAGAGTGGATTTTAACGAAGGCTCAAAAAGACGGACAGCGAGAACACGCACAGCAGATCAATCGCTTGTTGCCGCACTTTCAGAAGGTAATCCATTATTACAGCGTGATGGGATGCCCGAAGAATGAGCAACGACTCCGACAGCAAGTAGTTGAATTTATCTCAATGCTTGAAGAACTTCTATCTCTCCCCAAGGCAGACGTAAGAAATGACTGTGTTAATTTCGCCTGGGATAATCTCGAATTCCTAAACGAATTCGTCGATAGTGGGCTACTCCGTTTTCAGGTATCGCAAGGCGGATACAAGTTATCGGATAAATGGTTGGATCGTCTTGAGAAGATGGCACCACAGGAAGCCGACAAGCTTCCCCAGACAATCGACTATTGGCTTCAAGCCTATCTAGGACGAACGGAAAACCGAGTAAATCGGACGATTAAGAAGAACACTTCGAACGATAGAGCAGCGAAGCTAAAGCCGCTTGAAAAGTATACCGATAAGCTCGCCCACGTTTCGCATTTGAACGGTGCATTTGTCGAAAGCTATCACAGCTATTTGGATGACCTAAAGGCAGTCAAGACAGCCAAAAAGGGAGAGAAGCCGAAACCAGGAAAGGAACTTGCGAAGTCCACGAAAGAAGGATACTTCAAAGCCTTTCGCATGTTTTGCCGTTGGTTAGATCGGCAAGCCGGTTGCGAATACGACAAGCCTAAAAACCTTGACGACAGGGAATACGTTTTCAGAGAACCGGCAGGCCAAGGGCGAAAGCGTATGAAGCGGAAAACTCTTTTATGGATAAACGAAGAAGTCGATCAAGCATTAGAGCAATTTCCCGAAACCTATGGTTGTTTTCTCTTGCTCATGCTCAATTGCGGCTTTCGGCATTCCGATATCAGCAACCTTCGACATGATGACCTAGACCTAGAAAATGGTCGGCTTATCTACCAACGGGAGAAACTGAATCAGCAGCTAACGGCCCCAGTCGTCAATTACAAGCTTTGGGCGAAAACGATTGCCGCCATACGTGAAGCAAAAAGCGATGATCCTGTTTATGTATTTCGAAATGCCTCAGGCGGTCCCGTTGAAGACAGCATGAAAAGTTGGTGGAAGCGATGGCAAAGGGCGAATGCCGATAACCCTTTGGCTTCCAAGCGATGGGACTACCTGAGAAAAACAGGCTCAACAATTGTCGCACGATATGATAATGGCTTAGACGAAATATATTTAGCCGAATCGCTTTCTACGACCGCCAAAATCCATTACACATTTACCGATGGCGAACCTTGCGAAAAACTAGATAAGGCAATCGCCTATCTTGGCTCAGAATTCGGTTTTTGCGATCCACCGGCGAAGACGATTGAGCTAACCCCTGAGATCGTTAAGGCATTGGCCAAGGCAAAGATAAAGGTTTAGGCCAAGCACTTTCACCGCGTACGCGGTGAAAGTGCTAATTGGCACAAAGACAACAAGGAATGCTCTGCATGTATGAATTCTTAGTCGATATTATTATCCCGCTCGTTGCTGGAATTGCCGTACCTTTTATCTCGGTCTACTACGCAGCTAAATTCGCTAACGTGGACGCATGGAAGCGAGAAGCTAGGGAACAACTAGTTCTTATCGCCGAACACGTCGATAAGCTTATCGTCGAAACTGTCGAGTTTCGATCATGGTGGCTCTCTCAAGACATTAATCAATTCGATACGTCCGAGCGTATGCATTTCGAGGATGAACAACTATCGAGGCGTAGCCGTAGATCGTCAAAATTGCGACAGATATCGAATGATATGCTCACGGTTAAACTTCTCTTTGGGCTACCAGGGATTCCTTTGTATGAGCAACTTGCCGCTCTTTCTAAATACGTCAACGACTCTGAGAGAAGGCATCGAAAAGACTTTGAGGGTGAAACAAAGGAACTGCCGTTGAAAGTATTTGGTGAGATCGAAAAACTTGGCGATTTCGTGGCACACCGATCAATATTTAGCGATGTCCATCCAGGTACACCACCGCCAACCCTGTTGCCGCCAAATGAGGAAGACAAGCCGCTTGAAGATAACCCTCCAAACAGCACCACAACTTAACGGGCAAACGGGCAAACGGGCAAACGGGCAAACGGACAGACGGACAGACGGACAGACGGACAAACGGACAGACGGACAGACGTAAACCTTCCCATCTATTGATTCTCTTATTTGGTTGTCTCAGCTAGACGGCCCGTGCTTTTTATCGAACCGTCTAGGGATGGCGAACGTATCGCCCCCTCAGACATTTTTTCTTAGGTAAAATGCGACTTATTAGGGGCCTACATACAGATTCAGGCATTTAATAACACGATCCAGCCAAGTTAGAGCAATACCCCCTGCAAAAGTCTGTATCTATAGGCTCAGAATACGCCCGGTCATGTCGTTCTAGAGAGAGTGAATTAAACAACAGGGGGTTTCAAAAAACCGGTTTTTCTGAGGGTGGCAGTAAATGAACACCCGCCCCCTGCTTACGTTTTTCCTGGGGAAAAAGCCCCTTTCGAGAAGGCTCCCTTGATACCCCTTTTCCCTTGGCGATAGATCACGACCACGTTTACGCCGCATCGCGGCGTAAACGTCGGCCCCTACTTCTCTGCCCTGGGGGGAGGGGGAATATACCCGTATTTTCTGGCGCAGGGTTTCACATGGCGACCTCACCCCATGCGTACATATTTTGGACCGTTTTGGGGCATTCTGCATTTCTCCATATTTTTTACATTTTTCCATACATTTTCGCATATGTCTTACTATCTATATTTTGTATACTTTTCAACTCATACCTTAACAGGAGTTCAGAATGTATTTAACACTAGACGCAGTTTCAAAACGGCTCATGGTTAGCCGCCCAACAGTGGTTGGCTTGATCAAGAGCGGGGAACTAAAGGCAATAATGGTTGGCACTCAATATCGAATTACTGAAGCAGACCTAACGGCCTATTGTGAATCGGCAGTATGCCGATAAGCATCACGGCTTTCGATTTTCGCTAGCGGTGTAGCTATCGAAAACGAAGGCAATACCTTTCGACGAAAGGACAGAATTACTTAGCATTAACTGCCGGACGATCCGGCGAAGGATAACACCCCATGGGTGAAAAATTTGTAATCGGAGACGGAAGCAATCAACCGGAAATTAAACCAGGGCAACACGTTGCCAAGTTCAAGGGCTTAGAGCCGATCACCGAAGGGCAATTCGGACCTTATCGGCCCTGGGTTTTCGAGGGCGAAGACGGAACGATCTACAAGGGATTTTGCAATGTCCCGAAGTCCGGTCCTAAAACAAACAATCAGCTAGGGCGTTGGTTGTGCGGACTAGCTGGCAAACCATTAGCAGCAGGCCAAGAGATTGAACCGGATGCCCACATAGGACAACGGTACATGCTGTTCTACGGTGAAAAAGATGGCAAGGTAAAGCTCCAAGCCATCACGAAAATGTAGTTCCGACAAGCAAACAGCCTACCGGCTTGGAGCCGGTAGGCTGTTCTTGTTTTCCACGAAAGAAAGTTCTCATTTATGATTTAACATTAACTTAGTAATATGTATACAGAAACACTCAAAATAGCGCAAGCCTATATGGATTTAGGCTATGCCGTTTTCCCCATAAATTACGTTCGCTCAGACGGTACTTGCTCTTGCGGCAGGGATTGCGGAAAGCAAGCAGGCAAGCATCCGGCTTGCCGCCAAGGCTTCAAGGTTGCCACCAAAGATATCGAGACGTTCAAGGGGCTTATGAAGAATCTCCCTGATTACAACATCGCCGTAGCTACCGGCGAAGTCTCAGGCATTTGGACTTTAGACGATGATGACGTAGAAGCCAATCGGGCAATTATGGACCGTTTACCTGAGACGGTTTGCTTTAAGACCGGCTCAGGCAATCGGCAATTTGTCTTTCGTTATGACGAAAACTCGAAAGACTTAAAACTTGCTCAGAAGGTTGGCGGTCATTCTATCGACGTTAGACCGGATGGCGGTTATGCAATCTTGCCGCCAAGCAATCACGTTAAAGGTTCTTACGAATGGATCGTCAGTCCCGACGAGATGGAACCGTCTATTGCCCCTGGTTGGCTTATTGAAATGCTACCGAAGACGGATAAGCCAAAAGCCGAAAAGGCTAAGACTCAGAAGGACGATTCTGCCGCTACGCGGCAGAATCGTAGCGGCGAAACCTTCCACGTTGGCGATGAGATGGAAGCAAGGGCAAAGGAATACCTTGCCGAATGCGAACCAGCAATTGAAGGCGAAGGTGGAATGAACAGAACCTTCAAAATCGCCTGCTATCTTATCGAGCATTTTGGTTGTCTCTCGGATGAAACCTTGCTTGATTGCATGGAAGACTGGAACAACCGTTGCGAACCACCTTGGACCGAAAAGGAATTACGCCGCAAGCTTTCAGACGCACGAAAGAAAACGGAATATAAAGGCGAAAGCAAAGACCCCCAAGACAACCAAAATATAGAAGATGACAAAGAGGAACACGAAGCTCACCTAGAGCCTGAATTCCCAAGCCTTGGGAATGAAGCTTACCAAGGCTTATTTGGGGAAATCGTTAAAACGATTGAGCCTGAAACCGAAGCCGATCCGGCAGGCGTAATGCTTTCGCTTTTGACTGCCTTTAGCAACGTGGTAGGAAATAGACCTAGATTTACCATCGGTTCAGGGCAGCAACATTGTAATCTTTTCGGTTGCATCGTTGGAAATACCGCAAGCGGTAAGGGGCAAGCTTGGTCGATAGCCAAAAACATTATGCAAAAAGCCGATGCCGATTGGGCAACGTCCAGTATCGAACGTGGGCTATCCTCTGGCGAAGGCTTAATCGAGCGTGTTTCAGACGATGCAGAATCGCCCCATGATGCCCCCGAAGAACTAAAAAGGTTAATGGTTATAGAAGAGGAATTCGGCAAGCCTTTAACCGTAATGAGAAGGGAAGGAAATACGTTGTCTAAGGTTTTAATTTCCGCTTGGGACAACGAAAAACTAGCCTGCATGAATCGAGGTAAGAACAAGCTATTCGCATCGAGTGCCTATATCTCAATCCTTGGGCACATTACCCCCGACGAGCTAAAAAGCTACCTGAAAAACTCGTTGGATTTGTCCAACGGCTTTTGCAATCGCTTTCTTTTTGGGTGCGTACGTTCATCCAAAGACCTACCGCATGGCGGTAATCATAGAATCCTAGATCGTTTCACATCTCCCATGCGTGATGCCATCGCTAGAGCCAAAAGCATAGGCGTCATGGAACGAAGCGAGGAAGCGAACCGACTATGGGAAATCCATTATGCAAGGTTAAAACATTCCAACGGAAAAGCGGCAGAACGTGGGGCTCCCCAAGTCGTAAGGCTTTCAATGCTTTTCGCTCTAGTCGATGGATCGGCAACGATATGCCGAGATCACCTAAAGGCGGCTTTAGCTGTATGGGATTACTGCGAAGCTTCGGCCCGTTGGCTGTTTGGTGGCAATGATTCCACGCCAAGCGATCCAGTTGAGGCAAAGATAATTGAAGGCATTCTAGAAGCTTTAGAAGATGGACCGAAGACGAAAACAGCTATCAGAGATCGGCTATCCAGTAGCAAGCAAACCCGAAAGCTATTCCCCACAATCTTGGAAAGCTTACTGGCAAGCGGAAAGATTGAGATGGACGGACAACAATATCGGCTGTCCGTTGTCCGTTCTGCCCGTTCTGTCCGTTCAGAATCAGGAAACGGGCAAAACGGACAAACGGGCAAGCGGACAGAAGCTTATTCCGAACGGGCAAACGGACAAAACGGGCAGACGGACAGCGGATACGAAGAAGCCGAAAGCGAAGATGCCCTGGTGAACCTAATCGACTGGCGAAACCTGAACGGTATAGAATTTACCAAGCGATCCAATGGTCTAATTTGGGTGTCTAATCATTACACCCATTTGCTGACGCCATCACTGGAAAGTGCGATAAGGGATCACCAAACCGAACTTGAACCGCTTGCCGTTGCTGACGATGACAAGCGGGATCAATTCTACAAGCAGGTAAGCGAAGAACTACAGATTATCTGCGATGGCGATAAGCCGACACTAAAGCCGAAGGACACAAGCCGAGCGATATCGGCAGATGAATTCCTTGCCGAACTTAGAGCCTTGAACGAAGAGTAGATCTGATGGCAAGTATTGAAAAACCTGTGCATCTTTGCCGCATAGCGGCAAAGATGCAAGAGGATAGAAGGTTCACATTTCAGAATGCGTGAATAACTCAATGGCGAATTTCGAATCTCTAAAGCAGCTAATCGCAAACACTTTATACAGGGTCAAAGCTTACAACCTTCCAAGTGTTTGCCTGTCCCTAGGCATGAGCGAAGGTGAAGAGTCCGAAGCTCGTTCTAGCAAACGCCAATATGTACTTAGCCGAATCGAAAATTGGGATGATAACCAAGCTCTTGAACTCGCTGGCAAAGTACAAGCCCGATTTCCAGATGACTTTCTTCAAAAACAAATTGAAGAATTAACGCCTTCGCACCCACTTGCGATTTCAGAGATAACTCGGCAAGCAATTTTTTCTCGTCTAGATGAATTCGGAACCATCGAAGGCAAATTGGATATCCTCACATTTATGGAACGGCTTTGGCCGCTTCAGTCGATGCGTCCTTCGCTTTGGGACTATGACTGCATGAATGCAAGGGACGAAATCATCAAGCACAAAATCCAAAATGATGATGATACATTCGTGCAAATGCTTGAACGCATCGAAGTGCTAGATATGTCGAACACAAAGCTAGTCGAATTGCTTGAGCTTGCGGCACATCCCCTAGTCCGAGTAGATGACGATCAATCTTCGTTCGTCAGCGCATTTGATGCGATATTGCGTAAAGATGGCTTAGAGTTCGTACCAGCCGAGCAAGTCTCTGGCTATCCGGTTTTTAAGATCGTCCCTATTTCTCAAGGTGTAAAAGGCTCGTTCAAGAATTTAATCTTCGCTGCGATTGGCCTAAAGCCTGAAATTGTTTTGAAAGATGCTCTAAACAACGATCTCGAAATCGTCAAACATAAAGACAACTGCTTGATTTATGACTTGCCGATTTCAGGACTAGATGGCCTAAGCTGGAAACAGCTAAAGGAATGGTATTTCGGAAAGCATAATTGGGACGACAACGAAGACTCCGAACGTGATTTCTACAGACGACTTCGACAATCTATTCCCGAAAACTCACCTGGGGAATATCTGATTTTCCAAACCTATTTCGGCACGTTTCGTTCAGAGTATGGTGAATCACTCCCAGCCCTCATTCCCCAAGTCTATTTGCATTACGATCCATACACTGCACGCCAATTGAACCAAAAACGATTAGAGCGGCAACGAATGGATTTCCTCTTACTTTTGCCGTCGTCCGCTAGAGTGGTGATAGAAGTAGACGGGAAACATCACTACGCCGATGGCGAAAAACCATCTCCCAAGAAATACAGTGAGATGATTTCGGCAGATCGAGATTTAAGGCTTGCTGGCTATGAAGTGTACCGCTTTGGTGGCTTTGAGTTCATGGATGATGAGACGGGCAAGGAGTTGATAATTGAGTTCTTCCAGTCTCTATTTCAAAAGCATCGAGTCCCCAAACGACCACTTCCCGACAGCGAATAGATGAACCTAAACATGAAAACACTTTGCCCGCTACGCGGGCAAAGTGTTTGGTCCGAATGCCGCAAGAATTAGGTACAACCTGAAAACCTAATTAGAAAATTTAGGTACAGCCGAAACTAGATGCGAATTAGGTACAGAATCACCCAAAGAAAAAAGCCCTAAACCGTTGTGATTTAAGGCTTTACGTAGTCGGGGTAACAGGATTCGAACCTGCGACCTTTTGACCCCCAGTCAAACGCGCTAACCAGGCTGCGCTATACCCCGTGGTTTGCCGCTGGGCGTGTGTTGGGACACGCCGGGGTGGTCGTGGTTCGCTTGGTGGGCGTCCGGACCTCAGCGGGAAGGTACCAATATGCCAATTTTGGTGCTCAGTAACAAGGCCTCATCGCTTCTTAATGGTCGTCTTAGGGTTGTTTCTCCGGGGCAGTTATTCGAAACATCTTGCTTACGGGGTCGAATTCCGGGAATCGCGGATTTCCCAGGTGATTGGGTTCAACTGCGGTACCACATTCAACTTGTCGAGCGTCGCGGCAATGTCGATGTCGTTTTCCTGACCGAGCCGTAAAACGTTGCGGCCGCCGCGGCTTTGCTTTAAGCGGTCGGCCAGGGTCGTCGCGGTGAGTCCTACTTTCGCTTCTTGCCAGGCATCTAAAGCGATCTGGGCCTGGTCGTTGATTGGTAGCGGCTCGGTGGCGCCGGCGTTCAATTGATCGACGATCGCCCCGGCCAACAGCACATCTTCTCGAGTCACTTCTCCTTCCGTCCCAGCACATACGATCTGTACGTGATGATGTTCCGACAACGCATTGCACACCGCGGTCAAGTTCACAAACGCCGCGATGAAAATCTCATCGGCCAATGCACATGCATTCATCGCCTTGGTGCCGTTGGTGGTGGTGAAGATTATTTTCTTGCCACGGACCACATCGGCAGGGTACTCTGCCGGAGAGTTGCCCAGGTCGAAACCTTCGATCTTTTGTCCGCCCCGTTCGCCGCCGAGCAATGCGTCCGGCAACTGACTCCCCTGCTCTTTCGCTTCGTCGATGGTCAGGCACGGAATGACGCATTCGGCCCCGTTAGCAATCGCATGAGCAATGGTAGTTGTCGCTCGTAACACGTCGATCACCACGGCAACGCTTCCCGCTAACTCCGTGGCTCCCAACAAACTGGGTAAAAGGTAGACGTCAATCCGCTGCGTTTTCACCATTTGTTCCTTACGAGCTTCAATTTTCCTTAAGGGGCGACGAATCTAATAATAAGACGACACACCACAACATTGATTATTGCCGACAAGGATTACTTGAGGAATGACGGAGAACAACAACACACACTCGATCATCGTCGGATACATTGCCTGGGCGTTCG is a window of Bremerella sp. TYQ1 DNA encoding:
- a CDS encoding tyrosine-type recombinase/integrase; translation: MNYYEYCKKTGIKLELSPHRGKTWKKFHKGKYYYFSHPTTKAGYELALEEWILTKAQKDGQREHAQQINRLLPHFQKVIHYYSVMGCPKNEQRLRQQVVEFISMLEELLSLPKADVRNDCVNFAWDNLEFLNEFVDSGLLRFQVSQGGYKLSDKWLDRLEKMAPQEADKLPQTIDYWLQAYLGRTENRVNRTIKKNTSNDRAAKLKPLEKYTDKLAHVSHLNGAFVESYHSYLDDLKAVKTAKKGEKPKPGKELAKSTKEGYFKAFRMFCRWLDRQAGCEYDKPKNLDDREYVFREPAGQGRKRMKRKTLLWINEEVDQALEQFPETYGCFLLLMLNCGFRHSDISNLRHDDLDLENGRLIYQREKLNQQLTAPVVNYKLWAKTIAAIREAKSDDPVYVFRNASGGPVEDSMKSWWKRWQRANADNPLASKRWDYLRKTGSTIVARYDNGLDEIYLAESLSTTAKIHYTFTDGEPCEKLDKAIAYLGSEFGFCDPPAKTIELTPEIVKALAKAKIKV
- a CDS encoding excisionase family DNA-binding protein; translation: MVSRPTVVGLIKSGELKAIMVGTQYRITEADLTAYCESAVCR
- a CDS encoding bifunctional DNA primase/polymerase, giving the protein MYTETLKIAQAYMDLGYAVFPINYVRSDGTCSCGRDCGKQAGKHPACRQGFKVATKDIETFKGLMKNLPDYNIAVATGEVSGIWTLDDDDVEANRAIMDRLPETVCFKTGSGNRQFVFRYDENSKDLKLAQKVGGHSIDVRPDGGYAILPPSNHVKGSYEWIVSPDEMEPSIAPGWLIEMLPKTDKPKAEKAKTQKDDSAATRQNRSGETFHVGDEMEARAKEYLAECEPAIEGEGGMNRTFKIACYLIEHFGCLSDETLLDCMEDWNNRCEPPWTEKELRRKLSDARKKTEYKGESKDPQDNQNIEDDKEEHEAHLEPEFPSLGNEAYQGLFGEIVKTIEPETEADPAGVMLSLLTAFSNVVGNRPRFTIGSGQQHCNLFGCIVGNTASGKGQAWSIAKNIMQKADADWATSSIERGLSSGEGLIERVSDDAESPHDAPEELKRLMVIEEEFGKPLTVMRREGNTLSKVLISAWDNEKLACMNRGKNKLFASSAYISILGHITPDELKSYLKNSLDLSNGFCNRFLFGCVRSSKDLPHGGNHRILDRFTSPMRDAIARAKSIGVMERSEEANRLWEIHYARLKHSNGKAAERGAPQVVRLSMLFALVDGSATICRDHLKAALAVWDYCEASARWLFGGNDSTPSDPVEAKIIEGILEALEDGPKTKTAIRDRLSSSKQTRKLFPTILESLLASGKIEMDGQQYRLSVVRSARSVRSESGNGQNGQTGKRTEAYSERANGQNGQTDSGYEEAESEDALVNLIDWRNLNGIEFTKRSNGLIWVSNHYTHLLTPSLESAIRDHQTELEPLAVADDDKRDQFYKQVSEELQIICDGDKPTLKPKDTSRAISADEFLAELRALNEE
- a CDS encoding 2-phosphosulfolactate phosphatase; the encoded protein is MVKTQRIDVYLLPSLLGATELAGSVAVVIDVLRATTTIAHAIANGAECVIPCLTIDEAKEQGSQLPDALLGGERGGQKIEGFDLGNSPAEYPADVVRGKKIIFTTTNGTKAMNACALADEIFIAAFVNLTAVCNALSEHHHVQIVCAGTEGEVTREDVLLAGAIVDQLNAGATEPLPINDQAQIALDAWQEAKVGLTATTLADRLKQSRGGRNVLRLGQENDIDIAATLDKLNVVPQLNPITWEIRDSRNSTP